The proteins below come from a single Parazoarcus communis genomic window:
- a CDS encoding EF-hand domain-containing protein, which yields MTSAISSSGMSYANWASAQGSQAMPRRPDASRMSEDLFSKLDTKSQGYLEQSDFETALSGLSDTSASAEELFTALDSNEDGKVTQDELSSRLQQLGDQLDSQFQQMRMAESGMGAMGGMPPPPPPPQGGEDSGLSQDELTTMASEASNSNLASMFSALATNFDTADADGDGLVSASEARAYGQSQQTSSTSASAGSGGQSVSSEARLLKQIMDLAASYGSNASASISGSLLSASA from the coding sequence ATGACCAGCGCAATCAGCAGCAGCGGCATGTCGTACGCAAACTGGGCAAGCGCCCAGGGTAGTCAGGCGATGCCCCGTCGCCCCGACGCGTCCCGGATGTCGGAAGACCTGTTCTCGAAACTCGACACGAAAAGCCAGGGCTACCTTGAGCAAAGTGATTTTGAAACCGCGCTGAGCGGCCTGTCGGACACCAGCGCCAGCGCAGAAGAGCTGTTCACTGCGCTCGACAGCAACGAAGACGGAAAGGTCACGCAAGACGAACTGTCTTCGCGTCTGCAGCAGCTCGGCGACCAGCTCGACAGCCAGTTTCAGCAGATGCGCATGGCAGAAAGTGGCATGGGTGCGATGGGGGGCATGCCGCCTCCTCCGCCGCCGCCACAAGGAGGCGAGGACAGTGGCCTCAGTCAGGACGAGCTCACGACCATGGCCAGCGAAGCAAGCAACAGCAATCTCGCTTCGATGTTCTCCGCACTCGCGACGAACTTCGATACGGCAGATGCGGACGGTGACGGGCTGGTGAGCGCAAGCGAAGCGCGCGCCTACGGACAGTCCCAGCAGACCAGCAGTACTTCGGCCTCAGCCGGGAGTGGCGGGCAATCGGTGTCGAGCGAAGCACGCCTGCTCAAGCAGATCATGGACCTGGCCGCATCCTACGGGAGCAACGCCTCGGCATCGATCAGCGGTTCGCTGCTCAGCGCCAGCGCCTGA
- a CDS encoding adenylate/guanylate cyclase domain-containing protein, which produces MFADLTGSTGLFESAGNVVATHVVTRCTQTLGAHFARAGGHMVKYLGDGVLVTFDDTVAAVEACIRTKDILHDINADQFRHAPLGFKIGIEHGPIIEQDGDCYGDAVNVASRLSDRAEANEILIGEPVFRRLPEHLRLSCSSLDRITVKGKSEPIRVWRIDWARTAESTITVSIDTIAGGSRAQVLQRLDLDLLDQHLKLLPSDGPLVIGRGDEVGMNINDPRVSRRHARIEWVNGQCVLTDFSSNGTWVSFAGAVSPVMLKRDGCMLHGRGEIGLGAAPDDFTAPTLSFQVIDEV; this is translated from the coding sequence GTGTTTGCCGACCTGACCGGTAGCACCGGCCTGTTCGAGTCGGCTGGCAACGTCGTCGCGACGCATGTCGTGACGCGTTGCACGCAAACGCTTGGCGCGCACTTTGCGCGCGCGGGCGGACACATGGTGAAGTACCTCGGCGACGGCGTGCTGGTGACCTTCGATGACACCGTGGCAGCGGTCGAAGCCTGTATCCGCACCAAGGACATCCTTCACGACATCAATGCCGACCAGTTCCGTCATGCGCCGCTTGGCTTCAAGATCGGGATCGAACACGGCCCGATCATTGAGCAGGATGGCGATTGCTACGGCGATGCGGTCAATGTCGCGTCGCGTCTGAGCGACCGGGCCGAAGCTAACGAGATCCTGATCGGCGAGCCGGTGTTTCGTCGCCTGCCCGAGCATTTGCGCCTGTCGTGCAGCAGCCTCGACCGGATCACGGTCAAGGGAAAGTCGGAGCCGATCAGGGTGTGGCGTATCGACTGGGCCCGCACAGCCGAATCCACGATTACGGTCTCAATCGATACCATTGCTGGTGGATCGCGTGCACAAGTGCTGCAGCGGCTCGATCTGGATCTGCTCGATCAGCACCTGAAGCTGCTGCCCTCGGACGGTCCGCTGGTGATTGGACGCGGTGACGAAGTCGGCATGAACATCAACGACCCGAGGGTGTCACGTCGCCATGCGCGAATCGAATGGGTCAACGGTCAATGCGTGTTGACCGACTTCAGCAGCAATGGCACGTGGGTGAGCTTTGCCGGCGCGGTTTCGCCGGTGATGCTCAAGCGCGACGGCTGCATGCTGCATGGGCGGGGAGAGATCGGGCTTGGGGCCGCGCCCGACGACTTTACTGCACCAACCCTGAGCTTTCAGGTCATTGACGAGGTCTGA
- a CDS encoding DNA-3-methyladenine glycosylase I, giving the protein MNCRCAWVSDDPLYIDYHDNEWGVPRHDAAGLFEFLLLEGAQAGLSWITVLKKRAHYRDVFDAFDPVRIARWDDDKKAALMADAGIIRNRAKIEAAAINARAWLAMQDEGLDPALWLWQFVDGKPQVNAFASLAEVPASTAASAAMSKALRKRGFKFVGPTICYAFMQAVGMVNDHTTDCFRYPAARR; this is encoded by the coding sequence ATGAACTGCCGCTGCGCCTGGGTGTCCGACGACCCGCTGTATATCGATTATCACGATAATGAATGGGGCGTGCCGCGCCACGATGCAGCCGGGCTGTTCGAGTTCCTGTTGCTGGAGGGCGCGCAGGCCGGGTTGTCCTGGATTACGGTCCTGAAAAAGCGGGCGCATTACCGGGACGTGTTCGATGCTTTTGATCCGGTACGGATTGCGCGCTGGGACGATGACAAGAAGGCTGCGCTGATGGCCGACGCCGGCATCATCCGCAATCGTGCCAAGATCGAGGCGGCTGCGATCAATGCACGGGCCTGGCTGGCCATGCAGGACGAGGGGCTCGATCCGGCTTTGTGGCTGTGGCAGTTTGTCGACGGGAAGCCGCAGGTCAACGCCTTTGCGTCGCTGGCGGAGGTGCCGGCCAGCACGGCAGCGAGCGCAGCAATGAGCAAGGCCTTGCGCAAAAGAGGGTTCAAGTTCGTCGGACCGACCATCTGCTATGCGTTCATGCAGGCGGTGGGCATGGTGAACGATCACACCACCGATTGTTTTCGCTATCCTGCCGCACGGCGTTGA
- a CDS encoding ribose-phosphate diphosphokinase — protein MIDLLLCFEDEQPLAARLAEAAGVPCEQVARHRFPDGELKLRLPPALPPRVGVLRGLDHPNEKLVELLLCARAARTLGAGQLVLIAPYLGYMRQDIAFAPGEVVSQRVVGEFLASLFDAVLTVDPHLHRVSRLSEAVPVAQALALSAAPLLAELIAARRPGALLLGPDAEAAQWVAAAAQSHAFDHGVCSKQRHGDREVHVTLPDMAFAGRQVVLIDDVASSGHTLAVAAAQLLAAGAASVDVAVTHALFADNALQTVHAAGVGAVWSTDCIAHPSNAVGVAPMLAQALRSLK, from the coding sequence ATGATTGATCTGTTGCTGTGCTTCGAAGACGAGCAGCCTCTGGCCGCAAGGCTTGCAGAGGCTGCGGGCGTGCCCTGCGAGCAGGTGGCGCGCCACCGCTTCCCGGACGGCGAGCTGAAGCTGCGCCTGCCGCCGGCACTGCCCCCGCGCGTGGGGGTACTGCGCGGTCTCGACCATCCGAACGAGAAACTGGTCGAACTGCTGCTGTGCGCGCGTGCGGCGCGCACGCTTGGTGCTGGCCAACTGGTGCTCATTGCGCCCTATCTCGGCTACATGCGGCAGGACATCGCGTTTGCGCCCGGTGAAGTGGTCAGCCAGCGCGTGGTCGGCGAGTTTCTGGCTTCGCTGTTCGATGCCGTGCTCACCGTCGACCCGCATCTGCACCGCGTCAGTCGCTTGTCCGAGGCGGTGCCGGTCGCACAGGCGCTGGCCTTGTCTGCCGCACCCTTGCTGGCGGAGTTGATCGCAGCCAGGCGCCCCGGGGCTCTGTTGCTTGGTCCCGATGCAGAGGCCGCTCAGTGGGTGGCTGCTGCGGCACAGTCTCATGCCTTCGATCATGGCGTGTGCAGCAAGCAGCGGCACGGTGATCGCGAGGTGCATGTCACCCTGCCGGACATGGCGTTTGCCGGGCGACAGGTGGTTCTGATCGACGATGTGGCCAGTAGCGGACACACCCTGGCAGTGGCGGCCGCTCAGTTGCTGGCGGCCGGTGCTGCATCGGTCGACGTCGCCGTGACCCATGCCCTGTTTGCGGACAACGCACTGCAGACGGTGCATGCCGCCGGGGTGGGGGCGGTATGGAGTACCGACTGTATCGCGCACCCCAGCAATGCGGTCGGTGTAGCGCCCATGCTGGCGCAGGCTCTGCGGAGTCTGAAATGA
- a CDS encoding thymidine phosphorylase family protein, which translates to MKLVLRRVAIDTYRENVAYLHRDCAVYRAEGFQALSKVEVRANGKRILATLNVVDDERIVGCAELGVSEDAFDLLGVADGHPASISQAEPASSIPALHRKIAGERLDRDDFRAIVRDIAEHRYSKIELTAFVVACNQGELDREEVYYLTDAMVASGRRLDWRERPVVDKHCIGGIPGNRTSMLVVPIVAAHGMLCPKTSSRAITSPAGTADTMEVLANVELPMEALAEIVREHRGCVAWGGTAHLSPADDVLISVERPLSIDSPGQMVASILSKKIAAGSSHLVLDIPVGPTAKVRSMPEAQRLRKLFEFVAGRINLTLDVVITDGRQPIGNGIGPVLEARDVMQVLENDPAAPNDLRQKALRLAGRMLEFGPDVRGGEGFSIARDILDSGRALAKMQAIIDAQGAKPFRQEDPDCGSLSFDVLAETDGVITGIDNLQIARIARVAGAPKVQGAGVDLFHKLGERVTRGQPLFRVYADFPSDLEFARQACARSSGYTLGSADDVPHRFVEF; encoded by the coding sequence TTGAAGCTCGTTCTGCGCCGGGTGGCGATCGATACCTATCGCGAGAATGTGGCCTATCTCCACCGCGATTGTGCGGTGTATCGGGCCGAGGGCTTCCAGGCCTTGTCCAAGGTCGAGGTGAGGGCCAACGGCAAGCGCATTCTGGCCACCCTGAATGTGGTCGACGACGAGCGCATCGTCGGTTGCGCCGAGCTGGGCGTGTCCGAGGATGCCTTCGATCTGCTCGGCGTGGCGGATGGGCATCCGGCGTCGATCTCGCAGGCCGAGCCGGCCTCATCGATCCCGGCGCTGCATCGCAAGATCGCAGGCGAGCGCCTCGACCGGGATGATTTTCGCGCCATCGTGCGCGATATCGCCGAGCACCGGTATTCGAAGATCGAGCTCACGGCATTCGTGGTGGCCTGCAATCAGGGCGAGCTCGACCGCGAGGAGGTCTATTACCTCACCGACGCCATGGTGGCCTCGGGGCGGCGGCTCGACTGGCGCGAGCGTCCGGTGGTGGACAAGCACTGCATCGGGGGCATTCCGGGAAACCGCACCTCGATGCTGGTGGTGCCGATTGTCGCCGCGCACGGCATGCTCTGTCCGAAGACCTCGTCGCGGGCGATTACCTCGCCCGCCGGCACCGCCGACACCATGGAGGTGCTTGCCAATGTCGAGTTGCCAATGGAAGCGCTGGCCGAGATCGTGCGCGAACACCGCGGTTGCGTGGCCTGGGGCGGCACCGCACACCTGTCGCCGGCCGACGATGTGCTGATTTCGGTCGAACGCCCGCTGTCCATCGATTCGCCGGGGCAGATGGTGGCTTCCATCCTGTCGAAGAAGATTGCCGCCGGCTCTTCCCACCTGGTACTCGACATTCCGGTCGGCCCGACTGCAAAAGTCAGGTCCATGCCCGAGGCTCAGCGGCTGCGCAAGCTGTTCGAGTTCGTCGCCGGGCGCATCAATCTGACGCTTGACGTGGTGATTACCGATGGCCGCCAGCCGATCGGCAACGGCATCGGGCCAGTGCTTGAGGCGCGCGATGTAATGCAGGTGCTCGAGAACGACCCCGCTGCCCCCAATGACTTGCGACAGAAGGCCTTGCGGCTTGCCGGCAGGATGCTGGAGTTCGGCCCTGACGTGCGTGGTGGTGAGGGTTTCTCGATCGCGCGCGACATCCTGGATTCGGGCCGGGCGCTGGCGAAGATGCAGGCCATCATCGATGCCCAGGGTGCCAAGCCTTTCCGTCAGGAGGATCCTGACTGTGGCAGCCTGAGTTTCGACGTGCTTGCCGAGACGGATGGTGTGATTACCGGCATCGATAACCTGCAGATCGCACGTATTGCGCGTGTGGCCGGCGCGCCGAAGGTGCAGGGCGCGGGCGTGGATCTGTTCCACAAGCTCGGCGAGCGCGTCACCCGGGGCCAGCCATTGTTCCGCGTGTATGCGGACTTTCCGTCCGATCTGGAGTTTGCGCGCCAGGCCTGCGCGCGCAGTTCGGGTTACACGCTGGGTTCGGCCGACGACGTGCCGCATCGCTTCGTGGAGTTCTGA
- a CDS encoding Hsp70 family protein — MSLAPARACGVDFGTSNSTIGWLRPGAPTLLPLEDDKPTLPSAVFFNADEDTTCFGRAALGEYLEGYEGRLMRALKSLLGSSLIDGHTEVLGRALPFRQLLASFIGELKQRAEAQAGRPFEQAVFGRPVHFVDDNAEADRKAQDTLEEVARQVGFRDVSFEFEPIGAALHYEASLDHEELVLVADIGGGTADFSLIRLSPERARAEDRREDLLGNAGVHIGGTDFDRALSLECVMPLLGYRGKMKNGAEIPSSIFFQLATWHTINFAYARQVTSDLQHIYRDATARTELDRLSRLIARREGHWLALQVEQAKIDLSAAPEAMLELDRLEHGLTHTITRDAFTLATRTLVGRVAETVSTLLNQAGVARDQVDTVYFTGGASGVPQLRKQIAAELPQARSVEGDLYGSIGAGLAVQAMRRYG, encoded by the coding sequence ATGAGCCTTGCGCCTGCCCGAGCCTGCGGCGTCGACTTCGGCACCTCAAACTCCACCATCGGCTGGCTGCGCCCGGGCGCACCGACCTTGCTCCCCCTCGAAGACGACAAGCCAACCCTGCCCTCGGCCGTGTTCTTCAACGCCGACGAAGACACCACCTGCTTCGGTCGCGCCGCGCTTGGCGAGTACCTGGAGGGTTACGAGGGGCGCCTGATGCGTGCGCTCAAGAGTCTGCTCGGCAGCAGCCTGATCGACGGCCACACCGAAGTACTGGGCCGCGCGCTGCCCTTTCGCCAACTGCTCGCAAGCTTCATCGGCGAGCTGAAGCAACGTGCAGAAGCACAGGCGGGACGCCCCTTCGAGCAGGCGGTGTTCGGCCGCCCGGTGCATTTCGTGGACGACAATGCGGAAGCCGACCGCAAGGCACAGGACACCCTCGAGGAGGTCGCCCGCCAGGTCGGCTTCCGGGACGTCAGCTTCGAGTTCGAACCGATCGGCGCGGCGCTGCACTACGAGGCCTCGCTCGATCATGAGGAACTGGTCCTTGTCGCCGACATCGGTGGCGGCACCGCGGACTTTTCCCTGATTCGCCTCTCGCCCGAGCGCGCGCGCGCCGAAGACCGCCGCGAGGACCTGCTCGGCAACGCCGGCGTACATATCGGCGGCACCGATTTCGACCGTGCGCTGAGCCTCGAATGCGTGATGCCCCTGCTCGGCTACCGCGGAAAAATGAAGAACGGCGCAGAGATCCCGTCGAGCATCTTTTTTCAGCTCGCGACCTGGCACACGATCAATTTTGCCTACGCCCGCCAGGTCACCTCCGACCTCCAGCACATCTACCGTGACGCCACCGCCCGTACCGAACTGGACCGGCTTTCCCGGCTGATCGCACGTCGGGAAGGCCACTGGCTGGCACTGCAGGTGGAACAGGCCAAGATCGACCTGTCGGCGGCGCCCGAGGCGATGCTGGAGCTCGACCGGCTGGAGCACGGCCTCACCCACACCATCACCCGCGACGCCTTCACGCTCGCCACACGAACGCTGGTGGGGCGCGTGGCAGAAACCGTCAGCACCCTGCTCAATCAGGCAGGCGTGGCGCGGGATCAGGTGGATACGGTGTATTTCACCGGCGGCGCCAGCGGGGTTCCGCAACTGCGCAAGCAGATCGCGGCAGAGTTGCCGCAGGCGCGCAGCGTCGAGGGCGATCTGTACGGCAGCATCGGCGCCGGCCTCGCCGTGCAGGCCATGCGCCGTTACGGCTGA
- a CDS encoding nitronate monooxygenase: MKRVDDFRLRLGSHELVPIMVGGMGVDISTAELSLEAARLGGIGHISDAMVPTVSDRRFNTKFVKNKLKQYKFNVANSDKSVVQFDLGLLAEATAMHVGKTMEAKRGPGLVFINCMEKLTMNGPKETLRVRLQAALDHGIDGITLAAGLHLGSFALIQDHPRFNDVKLGIIVSSLRALQLFLKKNARTGRMPDYVVVEGPLAGGHLGFGMDWAAFDLASIMVEIRDWLQAEQLDIPLIPAGGIFTGSDAVNFLEMGAAAVQVATRFTVTDECGLPEDVQQEYFKASEDDIEVNGISPTGYPMRMLKNSPAIGSGIRPNCEAFGYLLDAKGNCQYIDAYNREVAAHPEAAKVKVMDKTCLCTHMRNFDCWTCGHYTYRLKDTTRKNEDGNYQILSAEHVFNDYRYSTGNTIALPPEVTA, encoded by the coding sequence ATGAAGCGTGTTGATGATTTTCGCCTGCGGCTCGGCTCGCATGAATTGGTACCGATCATGGTGGGAGGCATGGGCGTCGATATCTCGACGGCCGAGCTTTCACTGGAGGCTGCGCGCCTCGGTGGTATCGGGCACATTTCCGACGCGATGGTGCCGACCGTTTCCGACCGGCGCTTCAACACCAAGTTCGTCAAGAACAAGCTCAAGCAGTACAAGTTCAACGTCGCAAATTCCGACAAGTCGGTGGTGCAGTTCGACCTCGGACTGCTCGCCGAAGCGACGGCCATGCATGTGGGCAAGACCATGGAGGCCAAGCGCGGCCCGGGTCTGGTCTTCATCAACTGCATGGAAAAGCTGACCATGAACGGCCCCAAGGAAACCTTGCGGGTGCGTCTGCAGGCGGCCTTGGATCATGGCATCGACGGCATCACGCTGGCGGCGGGTCTGCACCTGGGCTCGTTTGCGCTGATCCAGGATCATCCGCGTTTCAACGACGTCAAGCTGGGCATCATCGTGTCCTCGCTGCGCGCGCTGCAACTCTTCCTCAAGAAGAACGCACGCACTGGCCGCATGCCCGACTACGTCGTGGTTGAAGGTCCGCTCGCCGGCGGTCACCTCGGGTTCGGCATGGACTGGGCGGCATTCGACCTGGCCTCGATCATGGTCGAGATCCGCGACTGGCTGCAGGCAGAGCAGCTCGATATTCCGCTGATTCCGGCCGGCGGCATCTTTACCGGCAGCGATGCGGTGAATTTCCTCGAAATGGGCGCTGCGGCGGTTCAGGTCGCCACGCGCTTCACCGTCACCGACGAGTGCGGGCTGCCCGAAGACGTGCAGCAGGAGTATTTCAAGGCCAGCGAGGACGACATCGAGGTCAACGGCATTTCGCCGACCGGCTATCCGATGCGCATGCTCAAGAACAGCCCCGCGATCGGCAGCGGCATTCGCCCCAACTGCGAGGCCTTCGGCTATCTGCTCGACGCCAAGGGCAACTGTCAGTACATCGACGCCTACAACCGCGAAGTCGCCGCACATCCCGAGGCCGCCAAGGTCAAGGTGATGGACAAGACCTGCCTGTGCACCCACATGCGCAACTTCGACTGCTGGACCTGTGGCCACTACACCTACCGGCTCAAGGACACCACGCGCAAGAATGAGGATGGCAACTACCAGATCCTCTCGGCCGAGCATGTGTTCAACGACTACCGCTACAGTACCGGCAATACGATCGCCCTGCCGCCGGAAGTCACCGCCTGA
- a CDS encoding EAL domain-containing protein, with protein MLFSPSKLSDNENTVPRLYLIGTLAIVFFLTLALASFYSWRHASDHRASLSRLEEVVTRQLEERLTAEMSSALSYLEFTRSRSEEALRRTVVEQVDAALQIAEAIHAQEAGRRPAEEVRRLIVEALRPVRFFEGRGYYFIDDMSGRFILLPTSPQLEGRLLPDNKDDRGRYIMRGLVDAARKPQGEGFLDYRWYRPDDSGQMADKLAYVRYFAPYDWLIGAGDYTYEWESLQQRKAMARFRALRFGQSGYIGVLDNEGRLLLSPSDPELEGRHLNSIPVIERDALERIHRKAKEGGGLLRYPWFDARTGRTANKVALVRSYQPWGWTLAATVFEDELQVALDAERRVHESGGKQATSRMLLNVALALLLALAASLLFSRWSRKLFRAYHAENLAQREALRRQAIELRESEDKLGVILDSVEAFIYIKDADYRYQYANRQVCELFGCDLKNVVGRDDGAFFDVETANRLRDNDARVIEAGERVATEEVNSRRGEDGQRTFLSVKIPLRREDGSIYALCGISTDITQRKVMEDEIRVLAFYDALTGLPNRRLLVDRLQQQLAASGRSKRSGALLFIDLDNFKTLNDTLGHDKGDLLLKRVAGRLVHCVREGDTVARLGGDEFVVMLGNLSCDRAEAAAHSKAVGEKIIESLGEPYDIDGQSHVSTPSIGVALFSGKDHKVDDLLRQADLAMYQAKADGRNTMSFFDPEMQAALNARAALEADLRRGLQLGQFELHYQPQVDYTGALIGAEALIRWNHPTRGLVQPNAFIPVAEDTGLIVPLGAWVLNSACAQLRAWSETLETAALTLSVNVSARQFRQADFVDLVLSALDRSGANAQCLKLELTESLLLADVEETISRMAALKVHGVGFSLDDFGTGYSSLAYLKRLPLDQLKIDRSFVRDLLADPNDAAIARAIITLAESLGLSVIAEGVETVEQRDALARQGCLSYQGYYFGRPGPVEALFNRRA; from the coding sequence TTGCTGTTTTCTCCTTCAAAGCTCTCCGACAACGAGAACACGGTTCCGCGCCTTTACCTTATCGGCACGCTGGCCATTGTTTTCTTTCTGACGCTCGCGCTGGCGAGCTTCTATTCATGGCGGCATGCAAGCGATCACCGTGCGTCGCTGAGCCGGCTGGAGGAGGTCGTCACCCGGCAGCTCGAAGAACGGCTCACTGCGGAGATGAGCTCGGCGCTCAGCTACCTTGAGTTCACCCGCTCGCGTTCCGAGGAAGCATTGCGGCGGACGGTTGTCGAGCAGGTCGATGCGGCGCTGCAGATTGCAGAGGCAATCCATGCGCAGGAAGCCGGGCGGCGACCGGCCGAAGAGGTCAGGAGGCTGATCGTCGAAGCCCTGCGGCCAGTCCGCTTTTTCGAGGGGCGGGGCTACTACTTCATCGACGACATGAGCGGGCGCTTCATTCTGCTGCCGACATCGCCGCAGCTTGAAGGGCGTCTGCTACCCGACAACAAGGACGATCGCGGGCGCTACATCATGCGCGGCCTGGTCGATGCGGCACGCAAACCTCAGGGCGAGGGATTTCTGGACTATCGCTGGTACCGGCCGGACGATTCCGGGCAGATGGCGGACAAGCTTGCCTATGTCCGCTACTTTGCGCCCTACGACTGGCTGATCGGCGCCGGCGACTACACCTACGAATGGGAGTCCCTGCAGCAGCGCAAGGCGATGGCACGCTTTCGTGCGCTCCGGTTCGGGCAGAGTGGTTACATCGGCGTGCTCGACAATGAAGGGCGCCTGCTCTTGTCGCCCTCCGACCCCGAGCTTGAGGGGCGCCACTTGAACTCCATTCCTGTCATCGAGCGTGATGCGCTGGAGCGCATCCACCGCAAGGCAAAGGAAGGTGGCGGGCTGCTGCGCTATCCGTGGTTCGATGCCCGAACCGGGCGAACGGCCAACAAGGTGGCGCTGGTGCGAAGCTATCAACCGTGGGGCTGGACGCTGGCGGCGACGGTGTTCGAGGATGAGTTGCAGGTCGCGCTCGATGCCGAGCGCCGGGTGCACGAAAGCGGGGGCAAGCAGGCGACTTCGCGCATGCTGCTCAACGTCGCGCTGGCGCTGCTGCTTGCGCTAGCGGCTTCGCTGCTTTTTTCGCGCTGGTCGCGCAAGCTCTTTCGCGCCTATCACGCCGAGAACCTGGCGCAGCGCGAAGCCTTGCGACGTCAGGCCATCGAGTTGCGCGAGAGTGAGGACAAGCTGGGGGTGATTCTCGACAGCGTGGAGGCCTTCATCTATATCAAGGATGCGGACTATCGCTACCAGTATGCCAACAGACAGGTTTGCGAGCTGTTTGGCTGCGACCTGAAGAATGTCGTGGGCAGGGACGATGGCGCTTTCTTCGACGTCGAGACGGCAAACCGCTTGCGCGACAACGACGCACGGGTGATCGAGGCGGGAGAGCGGGTCGCGACGGAGGAGGTGAATAGCCGCCGTGGCGAGGACGGCCAGCGGACCTTCCTGTCGGTGAAGATTCCCTTGCGGCGGGAAGATGGCAGCATCTATGCGCTGTGCGGCATCTCGACGGACATCACCCAGCGCAAGGTGATGGAAGACGAGATCCGGGTGCTGGCCTTCTACGACGCCCTCACCGGATTGCCCAACCGGCGTCTGCTGGTCGATCGCCTGCAGCAGCAACTCGCGGCCAGCGGGCGCAGCAAACGCAGCGGTGCCTTGCTGTTCATCGATCTCGATAATTTCAAGACGCTCAACGACACCCTCGGACACGACAAGGGCGACCTCCTGCTGAAGCGCGTTGCCGGTCGTCTGGTGCACTGTGTGCGGGAAGGGGATACGGTTGCCCGTCTTGGCGGGGACGAGTTCGTGGTAATGCTGGGCAATCTGAGCTGCGACCGGGCAGAAGCTGCCGCGCACTCAAAGGCGGTCGGCGAGAAGATCATCGAGAGCCTTGGCGAACCGTACGACATCGACGGACAGTCGCATGTGAGTACGCCTAGCATCGGGGTCGCACTGTTTTCGGGCAAGGACCACAAGGTCGATGACCTGCTCAGGCAAGCCGATCTCGCGATGTATCAGGCCAAGGCCGACGGGCGCAACACCATGAGCTTCTTCGACCCGGAGATGCAGGCGGCGCTCAACGCACGCGCCGCACTCGAGGCCGATCTGAGGCGTGGCCTGCAGCTCGGGCAGTTCGAGCTGCATTATCAGCCCCAGGTGGACTACACCGGCGCGCTGATTGGCGCCGAGGCGCTGATTCGCTGGAATCACCCGACCCGGGGGCTGGTGCAGCCGAATGCGTTCATTCCGGTTGCGGAAGATACCGGTCTGATTGTGCCGCTCGGTGCCTGGGTGCTCAACAGCGCCTGTGCCCAGTTGCGGGCATGGAGCGAAACACTGGAAACCGCAGCCCTGACCCTGTCGGTGAACGTCAGTGCGCGTCAGTTCCGCCAGGCCGATTTCGTCGATCTGGTGCTGTCGGCGCTCGATCGCAGTGGCGCCAATGCGCAATGCCTGAAGCTTGAGCTGACCGAAAGCCTGCTGCTCGCCGACGTCGAGGAAACCATTTCCCGCATGGCCGCGCTCAAGGTGCACGGTGTCGGCTTCTCGCTGGACGATTTCGGGACAGGTTATTCATCCCTGGCCTATCTAAAGCGTCTCCCCCTCGACCAGCTCAAGATCGACCGATCCTTCGTTCGCGACCTGCTCGCAGATCCCAACGACGCGGCGATTGCGCGCGCCATCATCACCCTCGCAGAAAGTCTTGGCCTGAGCGTGATTGCCGAAGGGGTGGAAACGGTCGAGCAGCGCGACGCGCTGGCCAGGCAGGGGTGCCTGTCCTACCAAGGCTATTATTTCGGGCGGCCGGGGCCGGTCGAGGCCCTCTTCAATCGTCGGGCGTGA